The following proteins are co-located in the Brevibacillus laterosporus DSM 25 genome:
- a CDS encoding phage tail tube protein — protein sequence MSFLKFEDTISGAGGRAYATINGRVEEMFYLKKFEAKMEKTKKEGKTLGNLGTQHKATGWKGTGSMTIYYVTSLFRQMMLDYMKTGKDMYFDVQIVNEDSTSSIGKQTVVIKGVNIDSITMAQLDIDSEELDEEVSFTWQGADILDSFAKPTLG from the coding sequence ATGTCATTCTTAAAATTCGAAGATACTATTTCAGGTGCAGGTGGTCGTGCCTACGCCACTATCAATGGACGTGTGGAAGAGATGTTCTATCTCAAAAAGTTTGAAGCCAAGATGGAGAAAACAAAAAAAGAAGGCAAAACACTTGGAAATCTTGGTACACAACATAAGGCAACAGGATGGAAGGGAACGGGTTCGATGACGATCTACTACGTCACTAGCCTTTTCCGACAGATGATGCTGGACTATATGAAAACGGGCAAAGATATGTACTTTGATGTACAGATTGTTAATGAAGATTCAACATCTTCTATCGGTAAACAAACAGTGGTTATCAAAGGGGTAAATATCGATTCTATTACGATGGCACAACTTGATATTGATTCAGAGGAGTTAGACGAGGAAGTAAGCTTCACGTGGCAAGGTGCCGACATTTTGGATAGTTTCGCAAAACCAACATTAGGTTAG
- a CDS encoding phage tail sheath subtilisin-like domain-containing protein: MMQNWIAQNKVRPDTYVNVVSEAKPQGAISDRGTVTMALSLSWGPSGEVIEIQAGENTLDKLGYDISEPQILLVQEALKRAKTLLLYRLNTGSKAQATSDNLTVTALYGGVRGNDITVVVEQNIDDETTFIVKTLVAGSIVDNQLAKKIEDLKANKFVTFSGTGTLVASAGIPLTGGTDGTETGVNHTSYREAIELHDFDAMAVPYDDPTVKSVYVAFAKRLANQQNRFIQIVVPNYTLADDPTVISVSNGVVLSNGTVIDAVKATAWVAGATAGANANQSLTHTAYDDAVAVHGRLNDSQITKALLNGEFLFELHNSKVVVEQDINTFTSFSPDKRKHFSKNRVIRATNGVVKDWNRAFDSDYLGKFDSSDDGRNLYKKECIKIAEEYQAMGAIQNFDAQKDVIVLPGEDSDSLLTSGYIQPVDAMEKNYLEAVVR; this comes from the coding sequence TAATGTTGTCAGTGAGGCAAAACCACAAGGTGCTATTAGTGACCGAGGAACAGTTACAATGGCCCTTTCATTGAGTTGGGGACCATCCGGCGAAGTTATTGAGATACAGGCAGGAGAGAACACGCTAGACAAGTTAGGTTACGATATTTCCGAACCTCAGATCCTTTTAGTTCAGGAAGCTCTAAAGCGAGCTAAAACCTTGCTGTTGTACCGACTTAACACAGGATCAAAAGCGCAGGCCACAAGTGATAACTTAACGGTTACAGCTCTATATGGTGGGGTTAGAGGTAATGACATCACTGTTGTGGTAGAGCAAAACATTGATGATGAGACAACTTTCATTGTAAAAACTCTGGTAGCTGGTTCTATCGTAGATAATCAGCTTGCTAAGAAAATTGAGGACTTGAAAGCTAATAAATTTGTAACATTTTCCGGTACAGGCACCCTTGTCGCAAGCGCTGGTATCCCATTAACAGGCGGTACAGACGGAACAGAAACAGGAGTAAACCACACGTCCTACCGAGAAGCTATTGAGCTACATGACTTTGATGCAATGGCTGTTCCTTACGATGATCCAACGGTTAAATCAGTCTACGTTGCCTTTGCTAAACGCTTGGCAAATCAACAAAACAGATTTATACAAATCGTGGTCCCTAACTACACACTAGCTGACGATCCAACAGTTATTAGCGTATCGAACGGCGTTGTACTATCAAATGGCACTGTAATTGATGCAGTAAAAGCAACAGCTTGGGTGGCAGGTGCAACAGCAGGAGCCAACGCTAACCAATCTCTTACACATACGGCCTACGATGATGCAGTAGCCGTACATGGTCGCCTGAATGATTCACAGATCACCAAAGCTCTCCTTAATGGGGAGTTTTTATTTGAATTGCACAACAGCAAAGTGGTTGTAGAACAGGATATCAATACGTTTACTAGCTTTAGCCCAGATAAACGTAAGCATTTCAGTAAAAACCGTGTTATTCGTGCTACAAATGGCGTTGTAAAGGATTGGAACCGTGCTTTTGATAGTGATTACTTAGGGAAGTTCGATAGCAGCGATGATGGACGCAATCTTTACAAGAAAGAATGCATCAAGATAGCAGAGGAGTATCAAGCAATGGGAGCTATCCAGAATTTTGATGCTCAAAAGGACGTTATTGTTTTGCCGGGTGAAGATAGTGACTCATTGCTAACTAGTGGATATATCCAACCTGTTGATGCTATGGAGAAAAACTACTTAGAGGCGGTGGTACGATAA
- a CDS encoding phage tail assembly chaperone, whose product MSFQDFFMDEFEDAEVVERVVKIAGKEKKMQFKPISAAKGEELRKSCRKVTHYKGSKQVYTDHNAFVAKMIIESTVNPDFKNKELQDNWGVIGADNLLVAMKTKMGDGEYNQLAAVVTDINGYDKEVDEMAEEIKN is encoded by the coding sequence ATGAGTTTTCAAGATTTCTTTATGGATGAGTTCGAGGATGCAGAAGTAGTTGAACGTGTGGTGAAAATTGCAGGGAAAGAAAAGAAAATGCAGTTCAAACCAATCAGCGCGGCAAAAGGGGAGGAACTCCGTAAAAGTTGTCGTAAAGTTACCCACTATAAAGGATCTAAACAGGTCTATACAGATCATAATGCTTTTGTGGCTAAGATGATCATTGAGTCAACGGTGAATCCTGATTTCAAGAATAAGGAGTTACAGGACAATTGGGGAGTAATAGGGGCGGATAATCTTTTAGTAGCTATGAAAACTAAAATGGGTGATGGTGAGTACAATCAGCTTGCGGCTGTAGTAACAGATATCAATGGCTACGATAAAGAAGTAGACGAGATGGCAGAAGAAATAAAAAACTAG
- a CDS encoding putative holin-like toxin produces MEVYQALTLMLMFGMFILALLTYLKKK; encoded by the coding sequence ATGGAGGTATATCAAGCTTTGACTTTAATGCTCATGTTTGGCATGTTCATTTTAGCTCTGCTTACCTACCTAAAAAAGAAATGA